In a single window of the Pseudomonas sp. B21-015 genome:
- the rfbB gene encoding dTDP-glucose 4,6-dehydratase: MFKKILVTGGSGFIGSAVVRHLISETTCRVANVDKLTYAGNCDSLSSIDESPRYHFFKVDICDARALDQVFTVFRPDAVMHLAAESHVDRSIDGPADFIQTNIVGTYTLLEATRRYWNGLSEELKQAFRFHHISTDEVYGDLEGTDSLFSETTPYAPSSPYSASKASSDHLVRAWQRTYGLPVLVTNCSNNYGPYHFPEKLIPHVILNAIHGRPLPVYGDGLQIRDWLFVEDHARALCEVVRRGEVGETYNIGGHNEKTNLEVVQALCDLLEELAPDKPAGVARYRELITFVKDRPGHDLRYAIDAGKIERELGWRPQETFESGIRKTVQWYLNHQGWWERILNGQYRSERLGHVG, from the coding sequence ATGTTTAAAAAAATCCTCGTTACCGGTGGGTCCGGTTTCATTGGATCAGCAGTGGTACGCCACCTGATAAGTGAAACCACCTGCAGGGTCGCGAACGTTGACAAGTTGACCTACGCAGGCAATTGCGACTCCCTGTCGAGCATCGACGAGTCGCCGCGCTACCACTTCTTCAAGGTCGATATCTGCGACGCTCGGGCACTGGATCAGGTATTCACGGTATTTCGACCGGATGCAGTCATGCACCTGGCCGCAGAGTCCCATGTCGATCGTTCCATCGACGGTCCTGCGGACTTTATCCAGACCAATATTGTTGGTACCTATACCTTGCTCGAAGCGACCCGGCGTTATTGGAACGGGTTGTCGGAAGAGCTCAAACAGGCTTTTCGCTTCCACCATATCTCCACCGATGAGGTGTATGGCGACCTGGAAGGCACCGATAGTCTGTTCAGTGAAACCACGCCTTATGCGCCCAGTTCACCCTATTCGGCCTCCAAGGCCAGTTCAGATCATCTGGTTCGGGCCTGGCAGCGTACGTATGGCCTGCCCGTGCTGGTGACCAATTGCTCGAACAACTATGGCCCTTATCACTTCCCCGAGAAGTTGATTCCCCATGTGATTCTGAATGCCATCCACGGCCGGCCTCTGCCGGTTTATGGCGACGGCTTGCAGATTCGCGACTGGCTGTTTGTAGAAGATCATGCGCGTGCTTTATGCGAGGTCGTGCGCCGTGGCGAGGTTGGCGAAACCTATAACATCGGCGGCCACAACGAGAAAACCAATCTTGAGGTGGTGCAAGCCCTGTGCGATCTGCTCGAGGAGTTGGCTCCCGATAAACCTGCGGGCGTCGCGCGTTATCGCGAGCTGATTACCTTCGTCAAGGATCGGCCGGGGCATGATCTTCGTTACGCCATCGATGCGGGCAAGATCGAGCGTGAGCTCGGTTGGCGACCACAGGAAACCTTTGAGAGCGGCATACGCAAAACGGTTCAGTGGTATCTGAACCATCAAGGGTGGTGGGAACGGATACTCAACGGCCAGTACCGGTCGGAGCGTCTTGGCCACGTCGGCTGA